The Pseudomonas sp. R4-35-07 genome contains a region encoding:
- the mqo gene encoding malate dehydrogenase (quinone), protein MFKKVNTALLGLALSMGITSVHAEEAKKVDVLLIGGGIMSATLGVWLNELEPGWSMEMVERLDGVAEESSNGWNNAGTGHSALAELNYTPEDKNGNVEIPKAVEINEAFQISRQFWSWQVQQGVLKNPRSFINSTPHMSFVWGDDNIKFLKKRYEALKASPLFAGMQYSEDPAQIAKWVPLMMEGRDPNQKIAATWTPIGTDVNFGEITRQFVAHLQTTPKFDLKLSSEVQDITRNEDGSWRVSYKNLKDGTKTETDAKFVFIGAGGGALHLLQKSGIPEAKEYAGFPVGGSFLVTDNPTIAEQHLAKAYGKASVGSPPMSVPHLDTRVLDGKRVILFGPFATFSTKFLKEGSYLDLLTSTTTHNIWPMTKVGIREYPLVEYLAGQLMLSDDDRFKALQEYFPNAKQSDWRLWQAGQRVQIIKRDEEQGGVLKLGTEVVSSADNSIAGLLGASPGASTAAPIMLTVLQKVFKDKVASPAWQEKLHQIVPSYGTKLNDSPEAVAKEWAYTAGVLQLTPPPAIPQLAAPQATEAAKPAAEPSKPASDLAL, encoded by the coding sequence ATGTTTAAGAAAGTAAACACTGCCCTGCTGGGGCTGGCTTTGTCGATGGGGATCACGTCCGTTCACGCGGAAGAGGCAAAGAAAGTCGATGTGCTGCTGATCGGCGGCGGCATCATGAGTGCAACCCTGGGTGTCTGGCTCAACGAGCTGGAACCGGGCTGGTCGATGGAAATGGTCGAGCGCCTCGATGGCGTGGCCGAAGAAAGCTCCAACGGCTGGAACAACGCCGGTACCGGTCACTCGGCACTGGCTGAGCTGAACTACACCCCGGAAGACAAGAACGGCAATGTTGAGATCCCCAAAGCGGTCGAGATCAACGAAGCGTTCCAGATTTCCCGTCAGTTCTGGTCCTGGCAGGTTCAGCAGGGCGTGTTGAAGAACCCGCGTTCGTTCATCAACTCCACACCGCATATGAGTTTTGTGTGGGGCGATGACAACATCAAGTTCCTGAAAAAACGCTACGAAGCGCTGAAGGCGAGCCCGCTGTTCGCGGGCATGCAGTACTCCGAAGACCCGGCCCAGATCGCCAAGTGGGTTCCGCTGATGATGGAAGGGCGTGACCCGAACCAGAAAATCGCGGCCACCTGGACCCCGATCGGCACCGACGTGAACTTCGGCGAGATCACCCGCCAGTTCGTTGCCCACCTGCAGACCACCCCTAAGTTCGACCTGAAGCTGTCGAGCGAAGTGCAGGACATCACCCGTAACGAAGACGGTTCGTGGCGTGTGAGCTACAAAAACCTCAAAGATGGCACCAAGACTGAAACCGACGCCAAGTTCGTGTTCATCGGCGCCGGCGGCGGTGCCCTGCACCTGCTGCAGAAATCCGGTATTCCGGAAGCCAAGGAATACGCCGGCTTCCCGGTAGGTGGTTCGTTCCTGGTGACCGATAATCCGACCATCGCCGAGCAGCACCTGGCCAAGGCCTACGGCAAAGCGTCGGTCGGTTCGCCGCCAATGTCGGTTCCGCACCTGGACACCCGCGTGCTGGATGGCAAGCGCGTGATCCTGTTTGGCCCATTCGCGACCTTCTCCACCAAGTTCCTGAAAGAAGGCTCGTACCTGGACCTGCTGACCAGCACCACCACCCACAACATCTGGCCAATGACCAAAGTCGGTATTCGTGAATACCCGCTGGTCGAGTACCTCGCCGGCCAACTGATGCTGTCGGATGACGACCGCTTCAAGGCACTGCAAGAGTACTTCCCGAACGCCAAGCAGTCCGACTGGCGCCTGTGGCAAGCCGGCCAGCGTGTGCAGATCATCAAGCGTGACGAAGAGCAGGGCGGCGTCCTGAAACTCGGCACCGAAGTGGTCAGCTCCGCCGACAACTCCATCGCCGGCCTGTTGGGTGCATCGCCAGGCGCGTCCACCGCGGCTCCGATCATGCTGACCGTGCTGCAAAAGGTGTTCAAGGACAAGGTTGCCAGCCCGGCCTGGCAGGAAAAGCTGCACCAGATCGTGCCAAGCTACGGCACCAAACTGAACGACAGCCCTGAAGCGGTTGCCAAGGAATGGGCCTACACCGCCGGTGTGTTGCAACTGACCCCACCGCCAGCGATTCCGCAACTGGCGGCTCCACAGGCCACCGAGGCTGCCAAGCCTGCGGCTGAGCCAAGCAAGCCGGCGTCTGATTTGGCGCTGTAA
- a CDS encoding PIN domain-containing protein, with the protein MIGLDTNVLVRYVTQDEPGQSAKASRLIESLSAASPGFVSLVTLVELVWVLQACYQSAKSDVVMVLETLLHTRELTVEHADVVWQALRKFVANKADFADCLIERCAHAAGCEYTATFDLNAVKAAGMKRIG; encoded by the coding sequence ATGATCGGCCTGGATACCAACGTGCTGGTGCGCTATGTCACCCAGGATGAGCCCGGTCAATCCGCCAAGGCGTCGCGACTGATCGAATCATTGAGCGCCGCGTCACCGGGCTTTGTCAGCCTGGTGACCCTTGTGGAATTGGTATGGGTGCTGCAGGCCTGCTACCAGTCGGCAAAAAGCGATGTGGTGATGGTGCTGGAAACCCTTTTGCATACGCGCGAGCTCACTGTCGAGCACGCCGATGTCGTCTGGCAGGCACTGCGCAAGTTCGTTGCGAACAAAGCAGACTTCGCCGACTGCCTGATCGAACGCTGCGCCCACGCGGCCGGCTGCGAGTACACCGCCACCTTCGACCTGAATGCGGTCAAGGCAGCGGGCATGAAACGGATCGGCTAG
- a CDS encoding LysR family transcriptional regulator encodes MVKQLNIDLLRTFHAVARFGRFNEAAEHVHRSASTVTTQIQKLEDQVGQRLFSRSNQGVDLTLYGRKLLGETTEFLKSHDRLLISLMPQRMQGKIRLGVPDTYAPAFMHTFLPGLIADNPLLELEIEARTSGELLNLFTANQLDLVITVSAHPLAQGERLGPVQPLWVAAEQFSYPPNAPLPITVPIAGCPYRAAALQALKDHGIYHRVLLESPNSSAVEACVRSGVAVGLMEESRMGEGLRQITQLPALPAQHLYLLCDTANALALHLYEQVRHFRV; translated from the coding sequence ATGGTCAAACAACTGAATATCGATCTGTTGCGCACCTTTCACGCCGTCGCACGCTTTGGCCGCTTCAACGAAGCAGCCGAACATGTGCACCGCAGCGCGTCCACCGTGACGACGCAGATTCAGAAGCTGGAAGACCAGGTCGGCCAACGCTTGTTCAGCCGCAGTAACCAGGGCGTGGATCTGACGCTGTACGGCAGGAAACTGTTGGGCGAAACCACCGAATTCCTCAAAAGCCATGACCGCCTGCTGATCTCGCTGATGCCCCAGCGCATGCAGGGCAAGATCCGCCTGGGCGTGCCCGACACCTACGCACCTGCCTTTATGCACACATTCCTGCCGGGGCTGATCGCCGACAACCCGCTGCTGGAACTGGAAATCGAGGCGCGGACCAGTGGCGAACTGTTGAATCTGTTCACGGCAAACCAGTTGGACCTGGTCATCACCGTCAGTGCGCACCCACTAGCACAGGGTGAGCGCCTGGGGCCTGTGCAACCGCTGTGGGTCGCCGCCGAGCAGTTCAGTTACCCACCCAACGCGCCGCTGCCGATCACCGTGCCTATCGCCGGTTGCCCGTACCGCGCGGCGGCGTTACAGGCGCTGAAAGATCACGGGATTTACCATCGCGTATTGCTGGAAAGCCCTAACTCATCGGCGGTAGAAGCTTGCGTGCGCAGCGGCGTGGCCGTGGGCCTGATGGAGGAGAGCCGCATGGGCGAAGGGCTGAGGCAAATCACGCAACTGCCGGCCCTCCCCGCACAGCATCTGTATCTGCTGTGCGACACCGCTAACGCGCTGGCCCTGCATCTGTACGAGCAAGTCAGGCACTTCAGGGTCTGA
- a CDS encoding MFS transporter has translation MSTHPTPGHVLPARNAAKMEAAMAVGAFAIGTGEFAIMGLMPDIAQNLGLSEPQVGHAISAYALGVMVGAPLLAILGAKLLRKHMLLLLMGLYALGNLATAFTPTFGSLVAFRFISGLPHGAYFGIAAVVASSMVPSDKRAGAVARVMMGLTLAMLLGNPIATFLGQHLGWRSAFALVSVIALCTIALVWQFVPHRHDEERSDPRKELRAFTKPQVWMALSIGAIGFAGMFCVFSYLAPTMLEVTKVSPQWIPFGLAAFGMGGIIGNIAGGKLFDRMQFRAVGWILVWSMAVLIFFTFAASSLWSVLLGIGLVGTMIALAAPLQIRLMDIAHEAPSLAAASNHAAFNLANALGPWFGGMAITAGFGWTSTGYIGAVTALIGLGLYLIARRMKGGN, from the coding sequence ATGTCTACCCACCCAACACCCGGGCACGTCCTGCCCGCGCGCAATGCCGCCAAAATGGAAGCGGCCATGGCCGTGGGCGCTTTCGCAATCGGCACCGGCGAATTCGCCATCATGGGCCTGATGCCCGACATCGCCCAGAACCTGGGCTTGAGCGAGCCGCAGGTCGGCCACGCCATCAGCGCCTACGCCCTGGGCGTGATGGTCGGGGCCCCGCTGCTGGCCATCCTCGGCGCCAAACTGCTGCGCAAACACATGCTGTTATTGCTGATGGGCCTCTATGCCCTGGGCAACCTCGCCACCGCCTTCACCCCCACCTTCGGCTCGCTGGTGGCCTTCCGCTTTATCAGCGGCCTGCCCCACGGCGCCTACTTCGGCATCGCCGCCGTGGTCGCCTCCAGCATGGTGCCCAGCGACAAACGCGCCGGCGCCGTGGCCCGAGTGATGATGGGCCTGACCCTGGCCATGCTGCTCGGCAACCCCATCGCCACCTTCCTCGGCCAACACCTGGGCTGGCGCTCGGCGTTCGCCCTGGTCAGCGTGATCGCCCTGTGCACCATCGCCCTCGTCTGGCAATTTGTGCCCCATCGCCACGATGAAGAACGCAGTGACCCGCGCAAGGAACTGCGCGCCTTCACCAAACCCCAAGTGTGGATGGCGCTGTCCATCGGCGCGATCGGGTTTGCCGGCATGTTCTGCGTATTCAGCTACCTGGCGCCAACCATGCTGGAAGTGACCAAGGTTTCACCGCAATGGATCCCCTTCGGCCTCGCCGCGTTTGGCATGGGCGGCATCATCGGCAACATCGCCGGCGGCAAGCTGTTTGATCGCATGCAATTTCGCGCGGTGGGCTGGATTCTGGTGTGGTCGATGGCCGTACTGATCTTCTTCACCTTCGCCGCCAGTTCGCTGTGGAGCGTACTGCTGGGCATCGGCCTCGTCGGCACCATGATCGCCCTGGCGGCGCCGTTGCAAATCCGCCTGATGGACATCGCCCACGAAGCCCCGAGTTTGGCGGCAGCGTCCAACCACGCCGCCTTCAACCTGGCGAACGCGCTGGGGCCGTGGTTTGGCGGCATGGCGATTACCGCCGGGTTTGGCTGGACCAGCACCGGCTACATCGGCGCGGTGACGGCCCTCATCGGATTGGGCCTCTACCTGATTGCGCGCCGTATGAAGGGCGGCAACTAA
- a CDS encoding YXWGXW repeat-containing protein, producing the protein MLLRYAAMAAVVVAASGCVQERVVHERRPVQREYVEVVAPQPPPVQVIEVEPAVREGYIWSRGYWRWEGGRYVAVHGHWEPVRVGYRYVHPHWVQRNDGYHWQGGGWVR; encoded by the coding sequence ATGTTGCTACGTTATGCGGCAATGGCGGCGGTAGTCGTCGCGGCATCCGGGTGTGTGCAAGAGCGCGTCGTGCATGAACGCCGGCCGGTACAACGTGAGTATGTGGAAGTCGTGGCGCCGCAACCGCCGCCGGTGCAGGTGATCGAAGTCGAGCCGGCGGTACGCGAAGGTTATATCTGGTCACGCGGTTACTGGCGTTGGGAAGGTGGGCGCTATGTAGCGGTGCACGGCCATTGGGAGCCGGTACGCGTGGGCTATCGCTATGTGCATCCGCATTGGGTGCAGCGCAACGATGGTTATCATTGGCAGGGCGGTGGCTGGGTTCGCTGA
- a CDS encoding DMT family transporter, producing the protein MKRSTLGLLLLQGAFVLSWSSGYIGAKLGTQGSGAFNLLFWRFLLVSLCLGAFLNVRLLKVTWAQIRHYAIIGCLSQFLYLSCLYVAIQNGLPPGIAAIIAALQPLMTAALSTGSTTERSGGWQWVGLMVSFAGVAIVIAGQYSNGGEEVGLAMYGLPLVAALGLTLATLYERRSQQSKQAGLLMPLFIQSLLTLIGFTGAVLYTDTLSIPHDADVLVSIVWLTVFSTFAAYLSLWRLLRVMTATRVAALVYLEPPVTLVWAALMFGDEIHVSTYTGIAVVIAGLLLLRLKRPTVACTT; encoded by the coding sequence ATGAAGCGATCAACCCTGGGATTGCTGCTCTTGCAAGGGGCGTTTGTTCTGTCATGGAGTTCGGGCTATATCGGCGCGAAGTTGGGCACACAAGGCAGCGGTGCGTTCAACCTGCTGTTCTGGCGATTTTTGTTGGTATCGCTGTGCCTGGGAGCGTTCTTGAACGTCAGGTTGCTGAAGGTGACCTGGGCGCAGATTCGCCATTACGCCATCATCGGCTGCCTGTCGCAGTTTCTGTACCTGAGCTGCCTCTATGTGGCGATCCAGAACGGCTTGCCGCCGGGCATTGCCGCGATCATCGCGGCGTTGCAGCCGTTGATGACCGCCGCATTGTCGACGGGCAGCACAACTGAGCGCAGCGGCGGCTGGCAATGGGTGGGGCTCATGGTCAGCTTTGCCGGCGTAGCGATCGTGATCGCCGGGCAGTACAGCAATGGTGGCGAAGAGGTTGGCCTGGCCATGTATGGGCTGCCACTGGTGGCGGCGCTGGGGCTGACGCTGGCGACCTTGTACGAGCGCCGTTCGCAGCAGAGCAAGCAGGCCGGCTTGCTCATGCCGCTGTTTATCCAATCGCTGCTGACGTTGATCGGCTTCACCGGCGCGGTGCTTTATACCGATACCTTGAGCATTCCCCATGACGCCGACGTACTGGTTTCGATTGTATGGCTGACGGTGTTTTCCACCTTTGCCGCCTACTTGAGCCTCTGGCGGCTGCTGCGCGTGATGACGGCTACTCGGGTTGCGGCGTTGGTCTATCTGGAGCCTCCGGTCACCCTGGTATGGGCGGCGCTGATGTTCGGCGACGAAATCCATGTTTCGACCTATACCGGCATTGCCGTAGTGATTGCCGGGTTACTGTTGTTGCGCCTGAAGCGACCGACCGTCGCCTGCACGACTTGA
- a CDS encoding AbrB/MazE/SpoVT family DNA-binding domain-containing protein, translating into MEVFTMATATLTSKGQITIPVQVRTALGLETGDRVEFVEMEDGKFSMIAASKTVTDLKGLIRKPATAVSIEDMNRAIAAQGANAG; encoded by the coding sequence ATGGAGGTCTTCACTATGGCAACCGCCACACTTACTTCAAAAGGGCAAATCACCATCCCTGTCCAGGTCAGGACGGCCCTCGGCCTGGAAACAGGCGACCGGGTGGAATTCGTCGAAATGGAAGACGGCAAGTTTTCCATGATCGCCGCGAGCAAAACCGTCACCGATCTCAAGGGGCTGATTCGCAAGCCTGCCACTGCCGTGTCCATCGAGGACATGAACCGGGCCATCGCGGCACAGGGAGCAAACGCGGGATGA
- the ppnN gene encoding nucleotide 5'-monophosphate nucleosidase PpnN, giving the protein MPQRQVINASVSPKGSLETLSQREVQQLSEAGSGSIYALFRQCALAILNTGAHIDNAKTILDAYKDFEVRIHQQDRGVRLELLNAPADAFVDGEMIASTREMLFSALRDIVYTENELDSQRIDLSNSQGITDYVFHLLRNARTLRAGVEPKIVVCWGGHSINTEEYKYTKKVGHELGLRSLDVCTGCGPGVMKGPMKGATISHAKQRITGGRYLGLTEPGIIAAEAPNPIVNELVILPDIEKRLEAFVRVGHGIIIFPGGAGTAEEFLYLLGILMHPDNRDLPFPVVLTGPKHAAPYLEQLHAFVGATLGEAAQKHYQIIIDDPAEVARQMTAGLKAVKQFRRERNDAFHFNWLLKIDEGFQRPFDPTHENMASLQLTHALPPHELAANLRRAFSGIVAGNVKDKGIRLIEEKGPYEIHGDPAIMKPLDELLKAFVAQHRMKLPGGAAYVPCYRVVQ; this is encoded by the coding sequence ATGCCCCAACGTCAAGTGATCAATGCCTCCGTCAGCCCCAAGGGCAGCCTCGAAACCCTGTCCCAACGTGAAGTCCAGCAACTGAGTGAAGCCGGCAGCGGCAGCATCTACGCCCTGTTCCGCCAATGCGCCCTGGCGATCCTCAACACCGGCGCGCATATCGATAACGCCAAGACCATCCTCGACGCCTACAAAGACTTCGAAGTGCGTATCCACCAGCAGGACCGCGGCGTGCGCCTGGAGCTGCTCAACGCCCCGGCCGATGCCTTCGTCGATGGCGAAATGATCGCCAGCACCCGCGAAATGCTGTTCAGCGCCTTGCGTGACATCGTCTACACCGAGAACGAGCTGGACAGCCAGCGCATCGACCTGAGCAACTCCCAAGGCATCACCGACTACGTGTTTCATCTGCTGCGCAACGCCCGTACGCTGCGCGCGGGTGTCGAACCCAAGATCGTCGTGTGCTGGGGCGGCCACTCCATCAACACCGAAGAATACAAATACACCAAGAAGGTCGGCCACGAACTGGGCTTGCGCAGCCTCGACGTGTGCACCGGCTGCGGCCCCGGCGTGATGAAAGGTCCGATGAAAGGCGCGACTATTTCCCACGCCAAACAGCGCATCACCGGCGGCCGCTACCTGGGCCTGACCGAGCCAGGCATCATCGCCGCCGAAGCGCCCAACCCGATCGTCAACGAGCTGGTCATCCTGCCGGACATCGAGAAACGCCTCGAAGCCTTCGTGCGCGTCGGTCACGGCATCATCATCTTCCCCGGCGGCGCCGGTACGGCCGAGGAATTTCTCTACCTGCTGGGCATCCTGATGCACCCGGACAACCGCGACCTGCCGTTCCCGGTCGTGCTGACCGGGCCCAAACATGCGGCGCCTTACCTGGAACAACTGCATGCGTTCGTCGGCGCGACCCTCGGCGAAGCGGCGCAGAAGCATTACCAGATCATCATCGACGACCCGGCCGAAGTCGCGCGCCAGATGACCGCAGGGCTCAAGGCGGTCAAACAGTTCCGTCGCGAGCGCAACGACGCATTCCACTTCAACTGGCTGTTGAAGATCGACGAAGGCTTCCAGCGCCCCTTCGACCCGACCCACGAAAACATGGCCAGCCTGCAACTGACCCATGCGCTGCCGCCCCATGAACTGGCGGCCAACCTGCGTCGCGCGTTCTCGGGGATTGTGGCGGGTAATGTGAAGGACAAAGGCATTCGTTTGATCGAAGAAAAGGGCCCGTACGAAATCCACGGCGACCCGGCGATCATGAAACCACTGGATGAATTGCTAAAGGCCTTCGTCGCCCAGCACCGGATGAAATTGCCGGGCGGAGCAGCGTATGTGCCGTGTTACCGCGTGGTGCAGTGA
- a CDS encoding aspartyl/asparaginyl beta-hydroxylase domain-containing protein has product MSKNAVGKKLISLAWVLGVLLFIACFPRTSLAFLLLVVVCGLYDFMRNGLYDRATFKKYFIGNGRNTWILAPFNTLFDLLSRRNRHVYTLDDLPPAWREDLQQVIDDAMARKEEIINYLDARMAEKKRGMLFFQWYGRPIETALDIPQLRRKLPFVKTIGVSVFNENRSTSFHFGPLRMMFRVLYNMAPAPHHEGVYIQVGKHKHYWHDDPLFIFDDTLMHASFNKNDAKRYCLFIDIVRPTPVPSVLNAVISGFAGLVFTLRRVFYKNWKLIQ; this is encoded by the coding sequence CCTGGGTGCTCGGCGTTTTACTGTTTATCGCCTGTTTTCCGCGCACCAGCCTGGCGTTTTTACTGCTGGTGGTGGTTTGCGGTCTGTATGACTTCATGCGTAATGGCCTGTATGACCGCGCTACCTTCAAGAAATATTTCATCGGCAACGGCCGCAACACCTGGATCCTGGCGCCGTTCAACACCCTGTTCGACCTGCTGAGCCGCCGCAACCGTCATGTCTACACCCTGGACGACCTGCCGCCCGCCTGGCGCGAAGATCTGCAACAGGTCATCGACGACGCCATGGCCCGCAAGGAAGAAATCATCAACTACCTGGACGCACGCATGGCCGAGAAGAAACGCGGCATGTTGTTTTTCCAGTGGTACGGTCGTCCGATCGAAACCGCCCTGGACATCCCGCAACTGCGCAGGAAACTGCCATTCGTGAAGACGATCGGCGTGTCGGTGTTCAACGAGAATCGCTCGACGTCCTTCCATTTCGGCCCGTTGCGCATGATGTTCCGCGTGCTCTACAACATGGCGCCGGCGCCGCATCACGAGGGTGTGTATATCCAGGTGGGCAAGCACAAGCACTATTGGCACGACGACCCGCTGTTCATCTTCGATGACACGCTGATGCATGCATCCTTTAACAAGAACGATGCGAAACGTTACTGCCTGTTCATCGATATTGTGCGACCGACCCCGGTGCCCTCCGTGTTGAACGCCGTGATCTCGGGGTTTGCCGGCCTGGTGTTCACCCTGCGTCGGGTTTTCTACAAAAACTGGAAGCTGATCCAGTAA